Proteins co-encoded in one Tursiops truncatus isolate mTurTru1 chromosome 17, mTurTru1.mat.Y, whole genome shotgun sequence genomic window:
- the SCX gene encoding basic helix-loop-helix transcription factor scleraxis, which translates to MSFAMLRSAPPGRYLYPEVSPLSEDEDRGSESSGSDEKPCRVHAARCGLQGARRRAGGRRAGGGGPGPGGRPGREPRQRHTANARERDRTNSVNTAFTALRTLIPTEPADRKLSKIETLRLASSYISHLGNVLLVGEACGDGQPCHSGPAFFHAARSGSPPPPPPPPPARDGENAQPKQICTFCLSNQRKLSKDRDRKTAIRS; encoded by the exons ATGTCCTTCGCGATGCTGCGCTCGGCACCGCCCGGCCGCTACCTGTACCCCGAGGTGAGCCCGCTGTCGGAGGACGAGGACCGCGGCAGCGAGAGTTCGGGCTCCGACGAGAAGCCCTGCCGCGTGCACGCGGCGCGCTGTGGCCTCCAGGGCGCCCGAAGACGGGCCGGGGGCCggcgggcggggggcggcggCCCGGGGCCTGGGGGGCGGCCGGGCCGCGAGCCCCGACAGCGGCACACGGCGAACGCGCGCGAGCGGGACCGGACGAACAGCGTGAACACGGCCTTCACGGCGCTGCGCACGCTCATCCCCACCGAGCCGGCCGACCGCAAGCTCTCCAAGATCGAGACCCTGCGCCTGGCCTCCAGCTACATCTCGCACCTGGGCAACGTGTTGCTGGTGGGTGAGGCCTGCGGCGACGGGCAACCCTGCCACTCGGGGCCCGCCTTCTTCCACGCGGCGCGCTCTGGCAGCCCTccacccccgccgcccccgccccccgcccgcgaCGGCGAGAACGCCCAGCCCAAACAGATCTGCACCTTCTGCCTCAGCAACCAAAGAAAGTTG AGCAAGGACCGAGACAGAAAGACGGCGATTCGGAGTTAG